One part of the Bacillus sp. FJAT-27916 genome encodes these proteins:
- a CDS encoding rhodanese-like domain-containing protein has translation MVKTLSQEEFKAGYRKAQLIDVREQNEFDGGHILGARNIPSTQLKMRMKELRKDKPVYLYCQSGMRSTRAAQMLYKNGYRDLYQLDGGFKKWTGKIKSK, from the coding sequence ATGGTTAAGACCTTATCCCAAGAAGAGTTCAAAGCTGGATACCGGAAAGCCCAGCTGATTGACGTTCGTGAACAAAATGAATTTGACGGCGGACATATTTTGGGAGCCCGCAACATTCCATCCACTCAATTAAAGATGCGCATGAAGGAATTGCGCAAGGACAAGCCTGTCTACTTATACTGCCAAAGTGGAATGAGAAGCACAAGAGCAGCTCAAATGTTATACAAAAACGGCTACCGCGACCTTTACCAGCTTGATGGCGGCTTCAAGAAATGGACTGGAAAGATCAAATCCAAATAA